A section of the Pedobacter sp. HDW13 genome encodes:
- a CDS encoding YtxH domain-containing protein produces MGILKTAIIGAAVYAGVKYITKKDPITGQSIVDELMDKAPQWADKAKNYTQDLKSKLSNAAEDFAR; encoded by the coding sequence ATGGGAATTTTAAAAACAGCAATTATTGGTGCTGCGGTTTACGCAGGCGTAAAATATATCACGAAGAAGGACCCAATTACGGGCCAATCGATAGTAGACGAATTAATGGATAAAGCACCGCAATGGGCTGATAAGGCAAAAAATTATACACAGGATTTGAAATCAAAGCTGAGTAATGCTGCCGAAGATTTTGCCAGATGA
- a CDS encoding peroxiredoxin, translated as MNLKSIFTAVLTISTTISFAQDQTVLANHTGVKAHKEKSNAFVALGSWRGVAKVKEGLEIPFNFDINEKNGQQKLYFRNAEESFEGGLVKQTADSLFVKLDQFDNELAFAITGDQLTGTLRKQGQTGKPLAIVAERKNYRFETDGKPVTANYSGSYDVVFKSPNGKDEKTVGLFKQTGNKLTGTFLRVTGDSRYLEGVVEGNEFQLSSFIGSSPAYYKGTFQSNGTLSGEILGARGSQPFTGVKNANAALPDAYKLTYLKPGYKTLDFSFADVNGKKISLKDEKYKNKVVVLTITGSWCPNCVDEATFIAPWYKENKKRGVEVIALHYERSTEPEYAKKVMSRFRERFGIEYDQVIAGTADKQVVAESLPALDSFVSFPTTIIIDKQGNVAQIHTGFNGPATGKFYDEFKKEFNTEIDALLKK; from the coding sequence ATGAATCTGAAATCAATTTTCACAGCCGTTTTGACCATATCAACTACCATATCCTTTGCACAAGATCAAACCGTATTGGCCAATCATACAGGGGTAAAAGCCCATAAAGAAAAGTCTAATGCCTTTGTAGCACTCGGCAGCTGGCGCGGAGTTGCCAAAGTAAAAGAAGGATTGGAAATCCCTTTCAACTTTGATATCAACGAAAAAAATGGTCAGCAGAAATTATATTTCCGCAATGCCGAAGAAAGTTTTGAAGGCGGTTTAGTTAAACAAACTGCCGATTCGCTTTTTGTCAAACTCGATCAGTTTGATAACGAACTGGCATTTGCCATAACTGGCGATCAGCTTACCGGCACATTAAGAAAACAAGGCCAGACCGGTAAACCTTTGGCCATTGTAGCCGAGCGTAAAAACTACCGTTTCGAAACAGACGGTAAACCTGTAACAGCCAATTACTCCGGAAGCTACGATGTGGTTTTCAAATCGCCAAATGGCAAGGACGAAAAAACAGTAGGTTTATTTAAGCAAACAGGCAACAAACTTACCGGTACTTTTTTACGTGTAACCGGCGATTCGCGCTACCTGGAAGGCGTGGTAGAAGGTAACGAATTTCAGTTATCAAGCTTTATTGGCTCCTCTCCTGCTTACTACAAAGGCACTTTCCAGTCCAATGGCACTTTAAGCGGTGAAATCTTAGGTGCAAGAGGAAGTCAGCCTTTTACAGGTGTTAAGAATGCCAACGCTGCCCTGCCCGATGCCTACAAACTCACCTACCTGAAACCGGGTTATAAAACCCTCGATTTTAGTTTCGCAGATGTTAATGGAAAAAAGATTTCGTTAAAAGATGAAAAATACAAAAACAAGGTAGTTGTTTTAACCATCACTGGCAGCTGGTGCCCCAATTGTGTAGATGAAGCTACCTTTATTGCCCCTTGGTATAAAGAAAACAAGAAACGTGGTGTAGAGGTTATTGCCTTACATTACGAACGCTCTACTGAGCCAGAATATGCTAAAAAAGTAATGAGCCGTTTCCGAGAGCGCTTTGGTATCGAATACGATCAGGTTATTGCCGGTACAGCCGATAAACAAGTGGTAGCCGAATCCTTACCTGCATTAGATTCGTTTGTATCTTTCCCTACTACCATTATTATCGATAAACAGGGAAATGTTGCCCAAATACACACCGGCTTTAATGGTCCGGCTACAGGCAAATTTTACGACGAATTTAAAAAAGAGTTTAATACCGAGATTGATGCTTTATTGAAGAAGTAA
- a CDS encoding enolase C-terminal domain-like protein: MIHKINILDKRFELATGAGSDAIHKDPQYSYAIAQLGDDSGLTGNGLAFTLGEGNDLVCKAASFYADKIKGSDIEELMAGFGQTFKTLSNEQQFRWLGPHKGVVHLGLAAVTNACYDLWAKKRGVPLWKLLIDLTPEQIVNTLDLSYLEDVLTKDEAIELLQSQVDSKKDREGILATGYTGYDTSVGWFNYDDEKVRENCKKAIDNGFTAMKLKVGSADPQRDIRRANIVREVAGETSKVMLDANQQWTLPQAISICNELKNMNPYWVEEPTHPDDVLAHQTLAKAIAPIKLALGEHVPNRIIFKNYLQTGCTGFAQVDAVRVGGVSEFITISLMAKKFGIPVVPHVGDMGQLHQHLVLFNHIAMGHEALFLEHIPHLKAHFVNPIKIENGVYVTPQEAGSSCDLK, from the coding sequence ATGATCCATAAAATTAATATACTCGACAAAAGATTTGAACTGGCTACAGGTGCTGGTAGTGATGCTATACATAAAGATCCGCAATACTCTTATGCGATAGCTCAACTGGGCGATGATAGTGGCCTTACCGGTAATGGCCTGGCTTTTACTTTAGGCGAAGGCAACGACCTGGTTTGTAAAGCAGCTTCCTTTTACGCCGATAAAATAAAAGGTAGCGATATTGAAGAGCTGATGGCCGGTTTTGGCCAAACATTTAAAACCCTCTCAAACGAGCAGCAATTTAGATGGCTAGGTCCGCATAAAGGAGTGGTACATTTGGGCTTAGCCGCTGTTACCAACGCGTGTTACGATTTGTGGGCCAAAAAACGTGGTGTGCCGCTTTGGAAATTATTGATTGATTTAACACCCGAACAAATTGTAAACACGCTCGATTTATCGTACCTGGAAGATGTATTGACCAAAGACGAAGCAATTGAGCTTTTGCAGTCCCAAGTCGATTCGAAGAAAGACCGTGAGGGCATTTTAGCAACGGGTTATACCGGTTACGATACCTCAGTTGGCTGGTTTAATTACGACGACGAAAAAGTACGCGAAAACTGTAAGAAAGCTATTGATAATGGTTTTACCGCCATGAAATTAAAGGTGGGTTCTGCCGATCCGCAAAGAGACATACGCCGAGCCAATATTGTGCGCGAGGTAGCGGGCGAAACCTCGAAGGTAATGCTCGATGCCAACCAGCAATGGACTTTACCCCAGGCCATTTCTATTTGCAACGAGCTCAAAAACATGAATCCTTATTGGGTAGAAGAACCTACCCATCCCGATGATGTTTTAGCACACCAAACGCTTGCCAAAGCCATTGCACCAATAAAACTGGCATTGGGCGAACATGTACCTAACCGCATCATCTTTAAAAACTACCTGCAAACTGGCTGCACAGGTTTCGCCCAGGTTGATGCCGTGCGTGTAGGTGGAGTTAGCGAGTTTATTACCATTAGCTTAATGGCTAAAAAATTCGGTATTCCGGTGGTGCCGCATGTTGGCGATATGGGTCAGCTGCACCAACACCTGGTACTGTTTAACCACATTGCCATGGGACACGAAGCTTTATTTTTAGAGCATATCCCACACCTTAAAGCACACTTTGTTAATCCGATTAAAATTGAAAACGGCGTCTATGTTACCCCTCAGGAAGCCGGATCGAGTTGCGATTTAAAATAA
- a CDS encoding sodium:solute symporter — MISTIDIVITIAYILFIVTIGLWSGRRKKEKTESSSNDYFLAGKTLKWPMIGLALFATNISCLHLVSLAQSGFDSGLLNGNFEWMAAFTLILLALFFIPFYIRSGVTTLPDFLERRYNKACRDWLAFVSIISAIIIHIAFSFLAGGIVLETLFGINMYTSIVVIAALTGLYTIIGGLRAVVVTESIQSVVLIAGALIITWFAWNKVGSWDHLTTVLQNNQAADKLSMIRSVGDKSGLSWVAVFLGYPILGIWYWCADQTIVQRALGAKDENHAKAGALFCGFIKILPVFIFVLPGLFAYVLYKSNAIDLSSLQQTGANGAQTLNTKGIYTLMITQLLPKGLVGILVAALLSGLMSQIAGALNSIATLSSFDLYKRYQPNASDAKLVTVGRLSAAIALLVSFVLLRFLNQYTSLFEGINDVIAHIAPPITCVFLLGVFWKKASAKSAQYTLWLGSLLGVAVFAVNKLNPETIIGQIPFMMMAFYLFCACVVMQVSFSYIYPVQHTAESSKLYWKSFWEPLQVKGWSGIGNYKTLSALLLGIMAVLYWVFR, encoded by the coding sequence ATGATTAGTACTATAGATATTGTTATTACCATTGCCTATATCCTGTTTATTGTAACCATAGGTTTATGGAGCGGACGCCGGAAAAAGGAAAAGACAGAAAGTTCATCCAACGATTACTTTTTGGCTGGCAAAACCCTAAAATGGCCTATGATTGGCCTGGCCTTATTTGCCACCAATATTTCTTGTTTGCATTTGGTTAGTCTGGCTCAAAGCGGTTTCGACAGTGGTTTGCTGAATGGTAATTTCGAATGGATGGCTGCCTTTACACTCATACTGCTGGCTTTGTTCTTTATTCCTTTCTACATCCGATCGGGCGTAACTACCCTACCCGATTTTTTAGAAAGGCGTTATAATAAAGCTTGTCGCGATTGGCTGGCCTTTGTTTCCATTATTTCGGCCATTATTATTCACATTGCATTTTCTTTTTTAGCAGGTGGTATTGTACTCGAAACACTTTTCGGCATCAATATGTACACCAGCATTGTGGTTATTGCCGCACTTACCGGGCTCTACACCATTATTGGTGGTTTGCGTGCAGTGGTGGTTACCGAATCCATCCAAAGCGTAGTACTAATCGCGGGGGCACTTATTATTACCTGGTTCGCGTGGAACAAGGTTGGCAGTTGGGATCATTTAACCACCGTTTTGCAAAACAATCAGGCTGCTGATAAATTAAGTATGATAAGGTCTGTAGGCGATAAAAGTGGCCTGTCATGGGTGGCCGTATTTTTAGGTTATCCTATTCTGGGCATCTGGTACTGGTGTGCCGATCAAACCATTGTACAACGGGCTTTAGGTGCAAAAGATGAAAACCACGCCAAAGCCGGAGCACTTTTTTGCGGCTTCATTAAAATTTTACCCGTTTTTATTTTCGTATTGCCCGGTTTGTTTGCCTACGTATTATACAAAAGCAATGCAATAGATTTAAGCAGCTTACAGCAAACTGGCGCCAACGGTGCACAAACCTTAAACACCAAAGGCATTTATACCTTAATGATTACCCAGTTACTGCCTAAAGGTTTGGTAGGTATTTTGGTAGCGGCCTTATTATCGGGTTTAATGAGCCAGATTGCCGGAGCATTAAATTCGATTGCCACGCTAAGCAGTTTCGATCTGTATAAAAGATATCAACCCAATGCGAGTGATGCCAAACTGGTAACTGTAGGGCGCTTATCCGCTGCTATTGCTCTACTTGTTTCGTTTGTTCTGCTGCGATTTCTTAACCAATATACCAGTTTATTCGAAGGCATTAATGATGTAATTGCACACATTGCCCCTCCCATTACCTGTGTATTTTTATTGGGTGTTTTCTGGAAAAAAGCCTCAGCAAAGTCGGCACAATACACTTTATGGTTGGGTTCGCTGCTTGGAGTTGCTGTTTTTGCGGTCAACAAGTTAAATCCGGAGACCATTATCGGCCAAATTCCCTTTATGATGATGGCTTTTTACCTGTTTTGCGCCTGCGTAGTTATGCAGGTATCATTCTCATACATCTACCCTGTTCAACATACAGCTGAAAGCAGTAAGCTCTACTGGAAATCGTTTTGGGAACCTTTACAGGTAAAAGGCTGGAGCGGTATTGGCAATTATAAAACCTTATCCGCTTTATTGCTGGGCATTATGGCGGTATTATACTGGGTTTTCAGATAG
- a CDS encoding SusC/RagA family TonB-linked outer membrane protein — protein MFKKIKSIAFILLLFTAQQLLAQNVPVTGTVKSAEGETLPGVSVLIKETKQATTTDGKGVFSINAPEKATLIFSYIGFKTQEIPVVKGSPIAVVLQSSDQSLDEVVVTALGISRQKKSLGYAVQELKGQDLAEAKESNLVNALAGKIAGVRVTNSQGSMGSSRVVIRGETSIAGNNQPLFVVDGIPVDNSQLNSAGARDYANTISDINPEDIESMSVLKGPNAAALYGSRAAAGVILIKTKTGKSKKGLGIAVNSNAVLESLLTLPVYQNAFGQGSEGKFSYVDGAGKGLNDGVDESWGPKLDGRLIPQFFSKGVAVPFEAHPDNVRDFFQTGYSLNNGVSIADAGEKYDYRISYNNLKQVGIVPNSGQGKNSFVLNTSLKITPKLTLTANANYSKLNSDNLPGTGGSRSTSTMLQFTWFGRQVDINQLKNYLDENGKTFNWNNSYYSNPYWVAYENTVSQNRNRIIGSLALNYKIIDGLDLNFRSGTDYYNDRRKVRIAYGTNGTPFGSYTESAFTVNENNTDATLNFNKQLNDDFSLELLGGGNIRRQYIEQNDQSAPKLAIAGLYTLKNSRDPLVSSNNLSRLKSYSVYASGQLGFRNYLFANITARNDWSSTLPAQNRSYFYPSFNGSFVATEALDIKSDALNYLKIRGGWSKVGKDADPYRLINTYVFSAPFYGNPQLNTGSIDLNPNLKPETTTSTELGVEAVFFNKRLRFDLSAYNTNSYNQILAADVSQSTGFSSKLLNAGKINNKGIEAQLGITPIKKAFTWDIDLNFAANRSRVIELDAEKLLTNYVVASNSAQVIATVGQPYGSLFGTAFLRDGNGNIIVNATGAPATNPTKQVLGKYTPDWIGGVYNTFSYKGISLGVLVDASIGGSIYNGTYATGTYTGVLASTLPGRAAEYGGIAYYYPGNDKTKGTVRLNGAAPAGETVYDDGVIFDGVTADGKRNEKILPAQQYYKSFRNIDEANIFSASYVKLREVKLSYNLPTKWLRSLSLQGVSVSLVGRNLWIIHRNTVDIDPEVAFNTGNGQGLESLSNPSTRSYGINLNVKF, from the coding sequence ATGTTCAAAAAAATTAAATCAATAGCGTTTATTTTGCTGCTCTTTACGGCGCAGCAGTTACTTGCGCAAAATGTACCTGTTACAGGTACGGTAAAATCGGCCGAGGGCGAAACCCTGCCGGGTGTTTCTGTTTTGATCAAAGAAACCAAACAAGCTACCACTACCGATGGTAAAGGGGTTTTTAGCATTAACGCACCCGAAAAAGCTACCCTTATATTCTCATACATTGGCTTTAAAACCCAGGAAATACCTGTTGTTAAAGGTAGTCCTATCGCTGTGGTATTGCAATCGAGCGATCAGTCGCTTGATGAGGTTGTAGTTACTGCTTTAGGTATATCGCGCCAAAAGAAATCGCTGGGTTATGCCGTTCAGGAATTAAAGGGGCAGGATTTGGCCGAAGCTAAAGAATCGAACCTGGTTAATGCCCTGGCTGGTAAAATTGCCGGTGTAAGGGTAACCAATAGCCAGGGAAGTATGGGGTCGTCGCGCGTGGTAATCAGGGGTGAAACTTCCATTGCCGGTAACAACCAGCCACTGTTTGTGGTAGATGGAATTCCGGTTGATAACTCGCAGTTAAACTCGGCCGGTGCCCGGGATTATGCCAATACCATTTCGGATATCAATCCTGAAGATATTGAATCAATGAGTGTGCTTAAAGGCCCAAATGCAGCCGCATTGTACGGATCGCGGGCTGCAGCAGGCGTAATCCTCATCAAAACCAAAACCGGTAAATCGAAAAAAGGATTGGGAATTGCCGTTAACTCGAACGCGGTTTTAGAAAGCCTGCTTACCCTTCCGGTATATCAAAATGCTTTTGGACAAGGTTCTGAAGGTAAATTTAGCTATGTGGATGGTGCTGGTAAAGGTTTAAATGACGGGGTTGATGAGAGCTGGGGACCGAAACTGGATGGCAGGCTAATTCCGCAGTTTTTCTCTAAAGGTGTAGCTGTTCCTTTTGAAGCGCATCCGGATAATGTTCGCGATTTTTTCCAAACCGGTTATTCCTTAAATAACGGTGTATCGATTGCAGATGCCGGAGAAAAATACGATTACAGGATCTCTTACAACAATTTAAAACAGGTAGGTATTGTGCCTAATTCGGGACAGGGGAAAAATTCGTTTGTGCTGAATACCAGCCTTAAAATAACCCCGAAATTAACTTTAACGGCTAATGCCAATTACAGTAAACTTAATTCGGATAACTTACCGGGTACAGGTGGTTCGCGCTCTACGAGTACCATGTTGCAGTTTACCTGGTTTGGTCGTCAGGTTGATATTAACCAGTTGAAAAATTATTTGGATGAGAATGGAAAAACGTTTAACTGGAATAACAGCTATTACAGCAATCCATATTGGGTAGCTTACGAGAATACGGTATCGCAAAACAGGAACCGCATAATCGGAAGTTTAGCGTTGAATTATAAAATCATAGACGGGCTTGATTTAAATTTCAGATCAGGAACGGATTATTATAACGACAGGCGTAAAGTACGGATTGCTTATGGTACCAACGGAACACCATTTGGATCGTACACCGAAAGTGCTTTTACGGTAAACGAAAACAATACCGATGCAACCTTAAACTTTAACAAACAGCTAAACGATGATTTTAGCCTCGAATTGCTGGGTGGGGGGAATATCCGCAGGCAGTATATCGAACAAAACGACCAAAGTGCACCTAAACTGGCCATTGCTGGACTTTATACGCTTAAAAACTCACGCGATCCATTGGTATCATCAAATAACCTGTCACGTTTAAAATCGTATAGTGTGTATGCTTCAGGGCAACTTGGTTTCAGAAATTACCTTTTTGCCAACATTACTGCCCGTAACGATTGGTCGTCTACCTTGCCTGCTCAAAACAGGTCGTATTTTTACCCCTCGTTTAATGGAAGTTTTGTAGCTACCGAAGCTTTGGATATTAAAAGCGATGCCCTTAACTATTTAAAAATACGTGGTGGCTGGTCTAAAGTAGGTAAAGATGCAGATCCTTACCGTTTGATTAATACCTATGTTTTTAGCGCTCCGTTTTATGGAAATCCACAGCTGAATACAGGATCTATTGATCTTAATCCTAACCTGAAACCTGAAACCACCACATCAACCGAATTGGGTGTTGAGGCGGTATTCTTTAACAAAAGATTGCGTTTCGATTTAAGTGCTTACAATACCAATAGTTATAACCAGATTTTAGCGGCAGATGTGAGCCAGAGTACCGGTTTTAGTTCAAAATTGTTGAACGCCGGAAAAATCAACAATAAAGGTATAGAGGCGCAGTTGGGCATTACGCCAATTAAAAAGGCTTTTACCTGGGATATCGATCTAAACTTTGCCGCAAACAGGAGCAGGGTAATTGAGCTGGATGCCGAAAAATTATTAACCAATTATGTTGTAGCTTCTAACTCAGCACAGGTAATTGCTACTGTGGGTCAACCTTATGGATCGTTATTTGGTACCGCGTTTTTAAGAGATGGCAACGGCAATATTATTGTAAATGCAACCGGCGCTCCGGCTACCAACCCAACCAAGCAGGTATTGGGTAAATATACTCCGGATTGGATTGGTGGTGTGTACAACACCTTTAGCTATAAGGGCATTAGTTTAGGCGTGTTGGTTGATGCCAGCATTGGCGGCTCTATTTACAACGGTACATATGCTACAGGTACTTATACCGGCGTGTTAGCCTCAACTTTACCAGGCAGGGCTGCAGAGTATGGCGGCATTGCTTACTATTATCCGGGTAACGATAAAACCAAAGGAACTGTACGGTTAAACGGAGCAGCTCCGGCTGGTGAAACTGTTTACGATGACGGGGTTATTTTTGACGGGGTAACTGCTGATGGCAAACGCAACGAAAAAATATTACCTGCCCAGCAGTATTACAAATCGTTCAGGAATATCGATGAAGCCAATATTTTCAGTGCTTCTTATGTTAAACTCCGCGAAGTGAAACTAAGTTATAACCTGCCAACGAAATGGTTGCGCTCGCTAAGTTTACAGGGTGTTTCGGTATCGCTTGTTGGCCGTAACCTGTGGATTATTCACCGCAATACGGTTGATATTGATCCTGAAGTAGCTTTTAATACCGGCAATGGTCAGGGCTTAGAAAGTCTTTCTAACCCAAGTACCCGCAGTTATGGTATTAACCTGAATGTTAAATTTTAA
- a CDS encoding AraC family transcriptional regulator produces the protein MKPVFAKILEGLDNEIFKTKVIDQPYFSTAFHFHVECQITYMVESEGKRIIGDSIENFEKGELIFLGSNIPHVWYNREAYFDDKVNQKHARSISVFFNPDKLIELLAQLGNMQKMKAVLQIAGRGMKFYGETKSQLKKLLVQLVKEEEDFPKMISLFKILEVLSHTKEYDLLASQGYTNTYQLKDNDRMDKVFKYVFENFATDMQLDDVAALINMNKQAFCRYFKSRTQKTFVEFVNEVRIGHACKLITDGERQIGNLAYECGFNSLSNFNRFFKEAKGVTPRDYKKMVATA, from the coding sequence ATGAAACCGGTTTTTGCTAAAATACTGGAAGGTTTGGATAATGAGATCTTTAAAACGAAGGTAATAGATCAGCCTTACTTTTCTACAGCTTTTCATTTTCATGTCGAATGTCAGATTACCTACATGGTTGAAAGTGAAGGCAAACGCATTATTGGCGATAGTATAGAAAATTTTGAAAAAGGTGAGCTGATTTTTCTTGGCTCCAATATTCCGCATGTTTGGTACAACCGCGAAGCCTATTTTGACGATAAGGTAAACCAGAAACACGCGCGTTCTATTTCGGTATTTTTTAATCCGGATAAGCTGATCGAATTGCTGGCACAGCTGGGTAATATGCAGAAAATGAAAGCGGTATTGCAGATAGCCGGTCGGGGAATGAAGTTTTATGGGGAAACCAAATCGCAGTTAAAAAAACTCCTGGTACAGCTGGTAAAAGAGGAAGAAGATTTTCCGAAAATGATTTCGCTGTTTAAAATACTCGAGGTATTGAGCCATACCAAAGAGTACGATTTACTGGCCAGTCAGGGTTATACCAATACCTACCAGCTAAAAGATAACGACAGGATGGATAAGGTATTTAAGTATGTGTTTGAAAACTTTGCTACCGATATGCAACTGGACGATGTTGCCGCGTTGATTAACATGAATAAACAGGCTTTTTGCCGTTATTTTAAAAGCCGCACCCAAAAAACTTTTGTTGAGTTTGTAAATGAAGTACGTATTGGCCATGCCTGCAAGCTGATTACCGATGGCGAAAGGCAAATCGGTAACCTGGCTTACGAATGTGGTTTTAATAGTCTGTCTAATTTTAACCGGTTTTTTAAAGAAGCCAAAGGTGTAACCCCACGCGATTACAAAAAGATGGTGGCTACGGCTTAG
- a CDS encoding SusD/RagB family nutrient-binding outer membrane lipoprotein: MKNKKLYIFAILALAFSSCKKELDEVNINPNAPEVAQPDYLLTGTTKTTVDTYWGVTNNMNSSLLFAQHWAKVQYTEEDRFIFSNSSFTSLWSTGYAQSIAGFNKIIELGDAQGNTNYKGVALVLRSWVFLLLTDAYGDIPYSQAGKIKQFVTPVYDKQKDVYYGILNDLKSAQVALDPASGKTIAGDVIYGNNIASWKKFANALRLRIALRIADKDATKAKQVIDEIQAEGGAYISSNAENAILKYDVSPQQNPVAASFETRNDYRISKTIVDKLFSLSDPRLSVYASRTENTTPQTYVGIPNGSTNSEASAIGLANSSKPGTYFLDAKAPAVIFSYAELLFDRAEAAARGFTTENAEDLYKQAIRASFAQYNISGTAVDSYISQTAVVYDAANFKKSIGEQKWIALFGQGLEAWAEQRRLDYPQLTASVNTVLNGKIPVRFIYPGTEQSLNGQNYKNAVSSQGADLLTTKLWFDAF; encoded by the coding sequence ATGAAAAATAAGAAACTCTATATATTCGCCATTTTGGCCCTTGCCTTTTCATCTTGCAAAAAAGAGCTCGATGAGGTGAACATTAACCCCAATGCTCCTGAAGTTGCGCAACCCGATTATTTACTTACAGGAACGACCAAAACCACTGTAGATACCTATTGGGGCGTAACCAATAACATGAATTCGAGCCTGCTTTTTGCGCAGCACTGGGCTAAAGTGCAATACACAGAAGAAGATCGTTTTATCTTTTCGAACAGCAGTTTTACCTCGCTATGGTCTACCGGTTATGCGCAAAGTATTGCAGGCTTTAATAAAATTATCGAACTGGGCGATGCGCAAGGCAACACCAATTATAAAGGTGTAGCATTGGTATTGAGGTCGTGGGTATTTTTATTGCTTACCGATGCTTATGGCGATATTCCATATTCGCAGGCCGGAAAAATAAAACAATTTGTTACACCTGTTTACGATAAACAGAAGGATGTATATTACGGTATTTTAAACGATTTGAAATCTGCTCAAGTAGCACTCGATCCTGCTTCGGGAAAAACCATTGCCGGTGATGTAATTTACGGCAATAATATTGCTTCGTGGAAAAAGTTTGCCAATGCACTGCGCCTCCGTATCGCTTTGCGTATTGCGGATAAAGATGCAACTAAGGCCAAACAGGTAATAGACGAAATACAGGCCGAAGGTGGTGCTTACATCAGCAGTAATGCAGAAAATGCAATACTAAAATATGATGTTTCGCCACAACAGAATCCGGTTGCAGCATCATTCGAAACCCGTAACGATTACCGGATCAGTAAAACCATTGTAGATAAACTTTTTTCGCTTAGCGATCCAAGATTATCGGTATATGCGAGTAGAACCGAAAATACTACGCCCCAAACCTATGTAGGCATTCCAAATGGTTCTACCAACTCCGAAGCCAGTGCTATTGGTTTAGCTAATTCATCTAAACCAGGTACTTATTTTCTGGATGCCAAAGCGCCAGCTGTAATTTTTAGCTATGCCGAATTGCTTTTCGATCGCGCTGAGGCGGCTGCACGTGGTTTCACGACAGAAAATGCTGAGGATTTATATAAGCAGGCTATCCGGGCATCGTTTGCACAGTATAATATCAGCGGAACCGCAGTTGATAGTTACATCAGTCAGACCGCTGTAGTTTATGATGCCGCAAACTTTAAGAAATCAATCGGTGAGCAGAAATGGATTGCATTATTTGGGCAAGGACTGGAAGCCTGGGCAGAGCAGCGTAGACTGGATTATCCGCAGTTAACGGCTTCGGTAAATACGGTGTTAAATGGTAAAATCCCTGTGCGTTTTATTTATCCGGGTACTGAGCAATCGCTAAACGGACAGAATTATAAAAATGCTGTTAGCAGTCAGGGAGCCGATTTATTAACAACAAAACTCTGGTTTGATGCTTTTTAA
- a CDS encoding SDR family NAD(P)-dependent oxidoreductase — MNQNLHQKVILLTGGADGIGWECAKAYSNAGAIVCIADKHPITEQKLSELAKPNTFIQCDVSQEAAVQAAIEAVITKYNRLDAIHNNAAIASPSKPLHQTSDSEWDLLMNINLKSILFTTRHGLPHLKASKGNILSTSSLVGSIGQENHAAYVATKGAVNALTKAMALDYAPFQVRVNAVSPAAINTPTLQAWSNEQPNKTDLEQYLNKLQPLGNMPYGDVIADACVFLLSDAARFITGTILPVSGGAELGYRTII; from the coding sequence ATGAACCAAAATTTACATCAAAAAGTAATCCTGTTAACGGGCGGCGCCGATGGTATTGGCTGGGAATGTGCCAAAGCCTACAGTAATGCAGGTGCCATTGTTTGTATAGCAGATAAACACCCCATTACTGAACAAAAATTAAGCGAACTGGCTAAACCTAATACTTTTATCCAATGCGATGTAAGCCAGGAAGCAGCAGTACAGGCTGCAATAGAAGCAGTGATTACCAAATACAACCGTTTAGATGCCATCCACAACAATGCAGCTATTGCCAGTCCTTCAAAACCTTTACATCAAACCAGCGATAGTGAGTGGGATTTGTTAATGAACATTAACCTGAAAAGCATTTTATTTACCACCCGCCACGGGCTGCCACATTTAAAAGCCTCAAAAGGAAACATCCTCAGCACCAGTTCGCTGGTGGGCAGTATTGGTCAGGAAAACCATGCCGCTTACGTGGCTACCAAAGGCGCTGTAAATGCCTTAACCAAAGCCATGGCTTTAGATTATGCTCCCTTTCAGGTGCGGGTAAATGCCGTTTCACCTGCAGCCATCAATACGCCAACACTACAAGCCTGGAGCAACGAACAGCCCAACAAAACAGATTTAGAACAATACCTTAACAAATTACAACCCTTAGGTAACATGCCCTATGGAGATGTAATTGCCGATGCCTGCGTATTCCTGCTGAGTGATGCAGCACGCTTTATAACCGGTACCATTTTGCCGGTAAGCGGTGGTGCAGAATTAGGTTACAGAACCATTATTTAA